Proteins co-encoded in one Corynebacterium lujinxingii genomic window:
- the rfbB gene encoding dTDP-glucose 4,6-dehydratase, producing the protein MESLLVTGGAGFIGSNFARMASERYRVIVVDKLTYAGNRANVPEGVEFVEGDICEQSLIDDLVNRTDATIHFAAESHNDNSLRDPSAFVQSNVVGTFTLLEAVRKFEKRLHHISTDEVFGDLELGGTDAFTETTPYNPSSPYSATKAGSDHLVRAWVRSFGINATISNCSNNYGPYQHVEKFIPRQITNILTGEPAKLYGTGAQVRDWIHVDDHNDAVLAILERGRTGETYNIGAGDARSAHITNKQVIEKICDIMGGDYVHVNDRPGHDQRYTMDATKIRRELGWAPTRDFETGLRETIAWYRDNREWWRGDKGVVEKQYAERGQ; encoded by the coding sequence ATGGAGTCTTTGCTGGTCACCGGTGGCGCCGGTTTCATCGGGTCGAACTTCGCGCGCATGGCGTCCGAGCGCTACCGCGTAATCGTCGTGGACAAGCTCACCTACGCCGGCAACCGCGCCAACGTGCCGGAGGGCGTCGAGTTCGTCGAGGGGGACATCTGCGAGCAGTCGCTTATCGACGACCTCGTCAACCGCACCGACGCCACCATCCACTTCGCCGCCGAATCGCACAACGACAACTCGCTGCGGGACCCGTCCGCGTTCGTGCAGTCCAACGTCGTGGGCACGTTCACGCTGCTCGAGGCGGTGCGCAAGTTTGAAAAGCGCCTGCACCACATCTCCACCGACGAGGTCTTCGGCGACTTAGAACTCGGCGGCACCGACGCGTTTACCGAGACCACGCCCTACAACCCGTCGTCGCCGTATTCCGCAACGAAGGCTGGCTCCGACCACCTCGTGCGCGCCTGGGTGCGATCGTTTGGCATCAACGCGACGATCTCGAACTGCTCCAACAACTACGGCCCGTACCAGCACGTGGAGAAGTTCATCCCCCGCCAGATCACCAACATCCTGACCGGCGAACCGGCGAAACTGTACGGCACAGGCGCGCAGGTACGCGACTGGATCCACGTCGACGACCACAACGACGCCGTGCTCGCCATCCTGGAACGCGGCCGGACCGGCGAGACCTACAACATCGGCGCCGGTGACGCTCGCTCCGCTCACATCACGAATAAACAGGTCATCGAGAAAATCTGCGACATCATGGGCGGCGACTACGTCCACGTCAACGACCGGCCCGGCCACGACCAGCGCTACACCATGGACGCCACAAAGATCCGACGCGAACTCGGCTGGGCGCCGACGCGCGACTTTGAAACCGGGCTGCGCGAGACCATCGCGTGGTACCGCGATAACCGGGAATGGTGGCGGGGCGATAAGGGTGTCGTCGAGAAGCAATATGCGGAAAGGGGCCAGTAA
- a CDS encoding M1 family metallopeptidase: MRNLRLRSTPIPGTRDRYTGVEFNLGFHVTHYDLDFHYIVNPNRLNATATLTMTTWRALNHLTLDMAQGLAARRVESSLSIGVKRFRQSGGKLRITFNEEIPVDTEFTLTIRYGGNPRPRRTAWGELGWEELDNGALTANQPNGAPTWFPCDDTPDEKATYNFRVRTDRDYTAVANTTSRPMPTYLATIQVGQFRHVSLGRNTSAWLPGPNVGDLSKQQAMLDYFETVFGPYPFEDYQVVVHEDPLEIPLEAQGLSIFGVNHLHNNERLIAHELAHQWFGNSLGIAQWEDIWLNEGFACYAEWLWADFAGRKPVDVSVREHYAKITPMRFTLADPGPRDMFDDRVYKRGAITLHALRRSVGDETFFNAVRDYVATNAHGVVETFDLVNAFKRHGADISPILDAWTQHRELPVCP, translated from the coding sequence ATGAGAAACCTCCGACTGCGCTCCACCCCAATCCCCGGCACCCGCGACCGCTACACGGGCGTGGAGTTCAACCTGGGGTTCCACGTCACGCACTACGACCTGGACTTCCACTACATCGTTAACCCGAACCGTCTCAACGCGACGGCGACGCTGACGATGACCACCTGGCGCGCGCTGAACCACCTGACGCTGGATATGGCGCAGGGGTTGGCGGCGCGGCGCGTGGAGTCGTCGTTAAGCATCGGCGTGAAGCGCTTCCGCCAATCCGGCGGGAAACTGCGCATCACGTTCAACGAGGAAATCCCGGTAGACACCGAGTTCACGCTCACCATCCGCTACGGCGGCAACCCGCGCCCGCGGCGCACCGCGTGGGGCGAACTCGGCTGGGAGGAACTGGACAACGGCGCGCTCACCGCGAACCAGCCCAACGGCGCGCCGACGTGGTTTCCTTGCGACGACACCCCGGACGAGAAAGCGACGTACAACTTCCGCGTGCGCACCGACCGGGACTACACGGCGGTAGCGAATACCACCTCACGGCCCATGCCGACGTACCTGGCGACGATCCAGGTCGGCCAGTTCCGCCACGTCTCGCTCGGGCGCAACACGTCGGCGTGGCTACCCGGCCCAAACGTGGGCGATCTGTCGAAGCAGCAGGCGATGCTCGATTACTTCGAGACCGTCTTCGGCCCCTACCCGTTTGAGGACTACCAGGTGGTCGTGCACGAGGACCCGCTGGAGATCCCGCTCGAGGCGCAGGGGCTGTCGATTTTCGGCGTCAACCACCTGCACAATAACGAGCGTCTGATCGCGCACGAGTTGGCGCACCAATGGTTCGGCAACTCGCTCGGCATCGCGCAGTGGGAGGACATCTGGCTCAACGAGGGCTTCGCCTGCTACGCGGAGTGGCTGTGGGCCGATTTCGCGGGCCGGAAACCGGTCGACGTCTCCGTGCGCGAGCACTACGCCAAGATCACCCCGATGCGGTTCACGCTCGCGGACCCGGGCCCGCGCGACATGTTCGACGACCGCGTGTACAAGCGCGGCGCGATCACGCTGCATGCTTTACGACGATCCGTCGGCGACGAAACCTTCTTCAACGCAGTGCGCGATTACGTGGCGACGAACGCACATGGCGTCGTGGAAACCTTCGACCTGGTCAACGCGTTCAAGCGCCACGGCGCGGACATCTCGCCGATTTTGGACGCGTGGACGCAGCACCGCGAACTCCCGGTGTGCCCGTGA
- a CDS encoding alpha/beta hydrolase: protein MKSLKKAALAALTALTVACGTTPAIAQPAGVVKSWNAPATPPISPATGQPQKWVEQVDHNNVLSYNVYSPSMRRDIPIAVIPATDRAGKRVSGAPTLYLLNGAGGAEQNQDWLTLHTTKDYFRGKRVNVVIPQAGAFSYYTDWVAPNVRSMYLNGPQKWETFLTHELPGPIERTLGANRNRAIAGFSMSGTSALVLPEHNPGMYKAAASFSGCAATSTPAGYNFARLTVNRASSVPDFKTVTPEMMWGPMGGKYNRWNDALLNAEKLRGTKLYVSSGTGLAGRPDQVSYLLGIGAPEPAAHLGAATLQIEGGVIEAAINSCTHDLKAKLDGLKIPAHFELRNVGTHSWPYWRDDLDKAWRTTIAPALGV from the coding sequence ATGAAGTCGTTGAAGAAAGCAGCACTTGCCGCGCTGACCGCACTCACCGTCGCCTGCGGCACCACCCCGGCCATCGCCCAGCCGGCCGGCGTGGTCAAAAGCTGGAACGCGCCCGCCACCCCGCCGATCTCGCCGGCCACCGGCCAGCCGCAGAAGTGGGTCGAACAGGTCGACCACAACAACGTGCTGTCCTACAACGTCTACTCGCCGTCGATGCGACGCGACATCCCGATTGCTGTCATCCCGGCCACGGACCGCGCCGGCAAGCGCGTGTCGGGCGCACCGACGCTGTACCTGCTCAACGGCGCCGGCGGCGCGGAGCAGAACCAGGACTGGCTGACCCTGCACACCACGAAGGACTACTTCAGGGGCAAGCGCGTCAACGTGGTCATCCCGCAGGCCGGTGCGTTTTCCTATTACACCGACTGGGTGGCCCCCAACGTGCGCTCCATGTATCTAAACGGCCCGCAGAAGTGGGAGACCTTCCTTACCCACGAGCTGCCCGGCCCGATCGAGCGCACCCTCGGCGCGAACAGGAACCGCGCGATCGCCGGCTTTTCCATGTCCGGCACCTCCGCGCTCGTGCTGCCGGAGCACAACCCGGGCATGTACAAGGCGGCGGCGTCGTTTTCCGGCTGCGCGGCAACGTCCACCCCGGCCGGCTACAACTTCGCGCGCTTGACCGTGAACCGCGCCTCCAGTGTGCCGGACTTCAAGACCGTCACCCCGGAGATGATGTGGGGTCCGATGGGCGGCAAGTACAACCGCTGGAACGACGCCCTGCTGAACGCGGAGAAACTGCGCGGCACGAAACTCTACGTCTCCTCCGGCACCGGCCTGGCCGGCCGCCCGGACCAGGTGAGCTACCTGCTCGGCATCGGCGCCCCGGAACCGGCCGCGCACCTCGGCGCGGCAACGCTGCAGATCGAAGGCGGCGTGATCGAAGCCGCGATCAACTCCTGCACCCACGACTTGAAGGCCAAGCTCGACGGCCTCAAGATCCCGGCGCACTTCGAACTCCGCAACGTGGGCACCCACTCCTGGCCGTACTGGCGCGACGACCTGGATAAGGCCTGGCGCACCACGATCGCACCGGCACTCGGGGTCTAG
- a CDS encoding alpha/beta hydrolase produces MKLTRPAIAVAAAALVAAGSIPVVHHVSASGEDAPAVLSAAQSTVQSSLPEATTETTAPTETSTEPSLSETTTSGETTTSVLESSTSVATTEPAPEGASKPIPENADLTVDDADNTSGATGNTVLELGDAPRAMGGKNQRWVGILQRAQSQWPNAAVRVHSESMGRDIPVAVFFAQDAQGKRVDNAPTVYLLNGAGGSEQDTDWVSQSYKELYETYGHSGANVVIPMEGAFSYYVDWAAEPPVEEGHLFYKGKQMWSTFLADELPNAIEPYMNADRERRGIAGLSMAATSVLLLAEHNPGFYDAVGSFSGCAATSTPIPNFFVQLTVDRGAPGKMTPEHIFGPMGSDYNRHYDALVNAPKLAGTGTKLYVSTGTGLAAETDMPGTLAKRFEDAGLNSSDAFIKGSANAATLILEGGAIEAAMNSCTHDLLVKLRANGAEVEHAELRNVGTHAWPVWRDDLKKSYDTVFKSALGL; encoded by the coding sequence GTGAAACTCACCCGTCCGGCGATCGCCGTCGCTGCCGCGGCCCTTGTCGCGGCAGGCTCGATTCCCGTCGTCCACCACGTCTCCGCCTCAGGCGAGGACGCTCCCGCCGTGCTGAGCGCGGCGCAGTCCACGGTGCAGTCGTCGCTGCCGGAGGCGACGACCGAAACCACCGCGCCGACCGAGACCTCGACCGAGCCCTCCCTTAGCGAAACCACCACTTCGGGGGAGACGACGACTTCGGTGCTGGAGTCGTCGACAAGCGTTGCGACGACTGAACCCGCCCCCGAAGGGGCCAGCAAGCCGATCCCCGAGAACGCGGACCTGACCGTCGACGACGCCGACAACACCTCCGGCGCCACCGGCAACACGGTCCTCGAACTGGGCGACGCGCCGAGGGCCATGGGCGGCAAGAACCAGCGCTGGGTGGGCATCCTCCAGCGCGCACAGTCACAGTGGCCGAACGCTGCGGTTCGCGTGCACTCCGAGTCGATGGGCCGCGACATCCCGGTCGCCGTCTTCTTCGCGCAGGACGCACAGGGCAAGCGCGTGGACAACGCGCCGACGGTCTACCTGCTCAACGGCGCAGGCGGCTCCGAGCAGGACACCGACTGGGTCTCGCAGTCGTACAAGGAGCTCTACGAAACGTACGGCCATTCCGGCGCAAACGTGGTCATCCCGATGGAGGGCGCGTTTTCCTACTACGTCGACTGGGCAGCTGAGCCGCCAGTGGAGGAAGGCCACCTCTTCTACAAGGGCAAGCAGATGTGGTCGACGTTCCTTGCCGACGAACTGCCGAACGCCATCGAGCCGTACATGAACGCCGACCGCGAGCGTCGCGGCATCGCCGGCCTGTCGATGGCGGCGACGTCGGTGCTGCTGCTCGCCGAGCACAACCCGGGCTTCTACGACGCCGTCGGATCCTTCTCCGGTTGCGCGGCGACGTCCACGCCGATCCCGAACTTCTTCGTCCAGCTCACCGTCGACCGCGGCGCGCCGGGCAAGATGACGCCGGAGCACATCTTCGGTCCGATGGGGTCCGACTACAACCGCCACTACGACGCGCTGGTCAACGCGCCGAAGCTGGCCGGCACGGGCACGAAGCTCTACGTCTCCACCGGCACCGGCCTGGCGGCTGAGACGGATATGCCGGGCACGCTAGCGAAGCGCTTCGAGGACGCCGGCCTGAACTCGTCCGACGCGTTTATCAAGGGCTCCGCAAATGCAGCGACGCTCATCCTTGAAGGCGGCGCGATCGAGGCCGCTATGAACTCCTGCACCCACGACCTGCTAGTCAAGCTGCGCGCAAACGGCGCGGAAGTCGAGCACGCTGAGCTGCGCAACGTGGGCACCCACGCGTGGCCGGTGTGGCGCGACGACCTGAAGAAGTCCTACGACACCGTGTTCAAGTCCGCACTGGGCCTGTAA
- the lpdA gene encoding dihydrolipoyl dehydrogenase: protein MGEPPPHFARRPRTLCIVSKEHFDVVVLGAGPGGYVAAIRAAQLGKKVAVIEKQYWGGVCLNVGCIPSKSLIKNAEVAEIFNHDAKTFGIKGDVEFDYTDAQKRSRKVSEKIVGGVHYLMKKNKIKEINGLGSFKDAKTIEITEGDDKGMTVTFDDCIIATGAVVRTLPGIELSENVVSYEEQILNPEAPEKMVIVGAGAIGMEFAYVLSNYGVDVTVIEYMDRVLPNEDKDVSKEIAKAYKKLGVKLLTGHATTEVRDNGDSVEVDVKKNGSDDVETLTADRVMISVGFAPRTEGYGLENTGVELTDRGAIAIDERMRTNVDGIYAIGDVTAKLQLAHVAEAQGIIAAETIADAETLEIEDYMMTPRATFCNPQVASMGYTEEQAKEKWPDKDIKVATFPFSANGKAVGLAETAGFGKLVADAEFGEILGCHLVGANVSELIPEVVLAQRFDLTAGEIARSIHIHPTLSEVLKEISHGVEGHMINL from the coding sequence ATGGGAGAACCTCCGCCACATTTTGCCAGACGGCCACGTACACTATGCATTGTGAGTAAAGAACATTTTGACGTTGTTGTCCTCGGCGCGGGCCCCGGTGGCTACGTTGCCGCTATCCGTGCAGCTCAGCTTGGTAAGAAAGTGGCTGTCATCGAGAAGCAGTACTGGGGCGGTGTGTGCCTGAACGTGGGCTGCATCCCGTCGAAGTCTCTGATTAAGAACGCAGAGGTCGCGGAGATCTTCAACCACGACGCGAAGACCTTCGGCATCAAGGGTGACGTGGAGTTCGATTACACGGACGCCCAAAAGCGCTCCCGCAAGGTCTCCGAGAAGATCGTCGGTGGCGTGCACTACTTGATGAAGAAGAACAAGATCAAGGAGATCAACGGCCTGGGCTCGTTCAAGGACGCCAAGACCATCGAGATCACCGAGGGCGACGACAAGGGCATGACCGTCACCTTCGACGACTGCATCATCGCCACCGGCGCGGTCGTGCGCACCCTGCCGGGCATCGAACTTTCCGAGAACGTCGTCTCCTACGAAGAGCAGATCCTCAACCCGGAGGCACCGGAGAAGATGGTCATCGTCGGCGCTGGCGCCATCGGCATGGAGTTCGCGTACGTGCTGTCCAACTACGGCGTCGACGTCACGGTCATCGAGTACATGGACCGCGTCCTGCCGAACGAGGACAAGGACGTTTCAAAGGAGATCGCCAAGGCTTACAAGAAGCTCGGCGTGAAGCTGCTGACCGGCCACGCCACCACCGAGGTGCGCGACAACGGCGACTCCGTCGAGGTGGACGTGAAGAAGAACGGCTCCGACGACGTTGAGACCCTCACCGCGGACCGTGTGATGATCTCCGTGGGCTTCGCTCCGCGCACCGAGGGCTACGGCCTGGAGAACACCGGCGTCGAGCTGACCGACCGCGGCGCCATTGCTATCGACGAGCGCATGCGCACCAACGTCGACGGCATCTACGCCATCGGCGACGTCACCGCGAAGCTCCAGCTCGCTCACGTCGCTGAGGCCCAGGGCATCATCGCCGCCGAGACCATCGCGGACGCGGAGACCCTCGAGATCGAGGACTACATGATGACCCCGCGCGCCACCTTCTGTAACCCGCAGGTAGCCTCCATGGGCTACACCGAGGAGCAGGCGAAGGAGAAGTGGCCGGACAAGGACATCAAGGTTGCCACCTTCCCGTTCTCCGCGAACGGCAAGGCAGTGGGCTTGGCGGAGACCGCTGGCTTTGGCAAGCTCGTCGCCGATGCGGAGTTCGGCGAAATCTTGGGCTGCCACCTCGTCGGCGCGAACGTCTCCGAGCTCATACCGGAGGTTGTGCTTGCACAGCGCTTCGATCTGACCGCAGGTGAGATCGCACGCTCCATCCACATTCACCCGACCCTGTCGGAGGTGCTCAAGGAGATCTCCCACGGCGTCGAGGGCCACATGATCAACCTCTAA